From one Rattus norvegicus strain BN/NHsdMcwi chromosome 7, GRCr8, whole genome shotgun sequence genomic stretch:
- the Itga5 gene encoding integrin alpha-5 isoform X3 has protein sequence MPPRQPTRRPGGGPSRELGKLLPALSHSPLGGLGSGSGSVAPGQGRTGAMGSWTPRSPRSPLHAVLLRWGPRRLPPLLPLLLLLWPPPLQVGGFNLDAEAPAVLSGPPGSLFGFSVEFYRPGRDGVSVLVGAPKANTSQPGVLQGGAVYVCPWGTSPIQCSTIQFDSKGSRILESSLYSEEPVEYKSLQWFGATVRAHGSSILACAPLYSWRTEKDPQNDPVGTCYLSTENFTRILEYAPCRSDFGSAAGQGYCQGGFSAEFTKTGRVVLGGPGSYFWQGQILSATQEQISESYYPQYLINPVQGQLQTRQASSVYDDSYLGYSVAVGEFSGDDTEDFVAGVPKGNLTYGYVTVLNGSDIHSLYNVSGEQMASYFGYAVAATDTNGDGLDDLLVGAPLLMERTADGRPQEVGRVYIYLQHPEGIEPTPSLTLTGQDEFGRFGSSLTPLGDLDQDGYNDVAIGAPFGGEAQQGVVFIFPGGPGGLNTKPSQVLQPLWAAGHTPDFFGSALRGGRDLDGNGYPDLIVGSFGVDKALVYRGRPIISASASLTIFPSMFNPEERSCSLEGNPVSCINLSFCLNASGKHVPNSIGFEVELQLDWQKQKGGVRRALFLASKQATLTQTLLIQNGAREDCREMKIYLRNESEFRDKLSPIHIALNFSLDPKAPMDSHGLRPVLHYQSKSRIEDKAQILLDCGEDNICVPDLQLAVYGEKKHVYLGDKNALNLTFLAQNLGEGGAYEAELRVTAPLEAEYSGLVRHPGNFSSLSCDYFAVNQSRQLVCDLGNPMKAGTSIWGGLRFTVPHLQDTKKTIQFDFQILSKNLNNSQSNMVSFPLSVEAQAQVSLNGVSKPEAVIFPVSDWNPQDQPQKEGDLGPAVHHVYELINQGPSSISQGVLEISCPQALEGQQLLYVTKVTGLNNCTSNYTPNSQGLELDPEVSPHHLQRREAPGRSSTTSGTQVLKCPEAKCFRLRCEFGPLHRQESRSLQLHFRVWAKTFLQEYQPFSLQCEALYEALKMPYQILPRQLPQKKLQVATAVQWTKAEGSNGVPLWIIILAILFGLLLLGLLIYVLYKLGFFKRSLPYGTAMEKAQLKPPATSDA, from the exons ATGCCCCCCCGCCAGCCGACCCGGCGGccggggggagggcccagccggGAGTTGGGCAAACTCCTCCCCGCGTTGAGTCATTCGCCTCTGGGAGGTTTAGGAAGCGGCTCCGGGTCGGTGGCCCCAGGACAGGGAAGAACGGGCGCTATGGGGAGCTGGACGCCACGGTCGCCACGATCTCCTCTCCATGCGGTGCTGCTGCGCTGGGGGCCCCGACGCCTACCgccgctgctgccgctgctgctgctactgtggcCGCCACCACTCCAGGTTGGGGGCTTCAACCTAGACGCGGAGGCCCCGGCGGTGCTCTCCGGGCCCCCCGGCTCCCTCTTTGGCTTCTCCGTGGAGTTTTACCGGCCGGGAAGGGACGG AGTCAGTGTGCTGGTTGGGGCACCCAAGGCTAACACTAGCCAACCAGGAGTACTACAAGGTGGCGCTGTCTATGTGTGTCCCTGGGGCACCAGTCCTATCCAGTGCAGCACCATTCAATTTGACAGCAAAG GCTCCCGCATCCTGGAGTCTTCATTGTATAGTGAGGAACCTGTGGAGTACAAGTCCTTGCAGTGGTTCGGGGCAACGGTTCGGGCCCACGGCTCCTCCATCTTG GCATGCGCTCCACTGTATAGCTGGCGCACAGAAAAGGACCCACAGAATGACCCAGTGGGCACCTGCTACCTCTCCACAGAAAACTTCACCCGGATTCTGGAGTATGCACCTTGCCGCTCAG ATTTTGGCAGTGCAGCAGGGCAGGGTTACTGCCAAGGGGGCTTCAGTGCCGAGTTCACCAAG ACTGGCCGCGTGGTCCTAGGAGGACCTGGGAGCTACTTCTGGCAAG GCCAGATCCTGTCGGCCACTCAAGAGCAGATCTCGGAGTCCTATTACCCACAGTACCTCATCAACCCTGTTCAGGGGCAGCTGCAGACCCGCCAGGCCAGCTCCGTCTATGATGACAGCTACTTGG GATACTCTGTGGCTGTAGGTGAATTCAGTGGTGATGACACAGAAG ACTTTGTTGCTGGCGTGCCCAAAGGAAACCTCACCTATGGCTAT GTCACTGTCCTTAATGGCTCAGACATCCACTCCCTCTACAACGTCTCAGGAGAACAG ATGGCCTCCTATTTTGGCTATGCCGTAGCTGCCACTGATACCAATGGAGATGG GCTAGATGACCTGCTGGTAGGGGCACCCCTACTCATGGAGCGGACAGCTGACGGGAGACCTCAGGAGGTGGGCAGGGTCTACATCTATCTGCAGCACCCAGAGGGTATAGAGCCTACGCCCTCCCTCACCCTCACTGGCCAAGATGAGTTCGGCCGATTCGGCAGCTCCTTGACACCCCTGGGGGACCTGGACCAAGACGGCTACAATG ATGTCGCCATTGGGGCTCCGTTTGGTGGGGAGGCCCAGCAAGGAGTTGTATTTATATTCCCGGGAGGCCCAGGAGGACTGAACACTAAGCCTTCCCAGGTTTTGCAGCCTCTGTGGGCAGCTGGCCATACCCCAGACTTCTTTGGCTCTGCCCTCCGAGGAGGACGAGATCTGGACGGCAATGGATACCCTG ATCTAATCGTTGGATCCTTTGGTGTGGACAAGGCTCTGGTATACAG GGGTCGGCCCATCATATCTGCCAGTGCGTCTCTCACCATCTTCCCCTCCATGTTCAACCCAGAGGAGCGCAGCTGCAGCCTGGAAGGAAACCCTGTATCCTG CATCAACCTTAGCTTCTGCCTCAACGCCTCTGGAAAACATGTACCCAACTCTATAG GCTTCGAGGTGGAACTCCAACTGGACTGGCAGAAGCAGAAGGGAGGGGTCCGGAGGGCACTGTTCCTGGCTTCCAAGCAGGCCACCCTTACCCAGACCCTGCTTATCCAGAATGGGGCTCGGGAGGACTGCAGGGAGATGAAGATCTACCTCAGG AATGAATCAGAATTCAGAGACAAACTCTCCCCAATTCACATTGCCCTCAACTTCTCCTTGGACCCCAAAGCCCCCATGGACAGCCATGGCCTCCGGCCAGTCCTACACTACCAGAGCAAGAGCCGGATAGAGGACAAG GCCCAGATCTTGCTAGACTGTGGTGAAGACAACATCTGTGTGCCTGACCTGCAGCTGGCTGTGTATGG GGAGAAGAAACATGTGTACCTGGGTGACAAGAACGCCCTGAACCTGACATTCCTCGCCCAGAATCTGGGCGAGGGTGGGGCCTATGAAGCCGAGCTGCGGGTCACAGCCCCCCTGGAGGCTGAGTACTCGGGGCTTGTCAGACACCCAGGG AACTTCTCCAGCCTGAGCTGTGACTACTTCGCGGTGAACCAGAGCCGCCAGCTGGTGTGTGACCTGGGCAACCCCATGAAGGCAGGCACCAGT ATCTGGGGTGGCCTTCGGTTCACTGTTCCTCATCTTCAAGACACAAAGAAAACCATCCAATTTGACTTCCAGATCCTCAG CAAGAACCTGAACAACTCACAAAGCAACATGGTCTCCTTCCCACTCTCGGTGGAGGCTCAAGCCCAAGTCTCCCTTAACGG TGTCTCCAAGCCTGAAGCCGTGATTTTCCCAGTCAGCGACTGGAATCCTCAAGACCAGCCTCAGAAGGAGGGAGATTTGGGCCCTGCTGTCCACCATGTCTATGAG CTCATTAACCAGGGGCCCAGCTCCATCAGCCAGGGTGTGCTGGAGATCAGCTGTCCCCAGGCTCTGGAAGGCCAACAGCTCCTCTATGTGACCAAGGTGACGGGACTCAACAACTGCACCTCCAACTACACCCCCAACTCACAGGGCCTGGAG TTGGATCCAGAGGTTTCTCCACATCACCTGCAGAGGCGAGAGGCTCCAGGGAGGAGTTCTACCACCTCAGGAACACAAGTCCTG AAATGCCCTGAAGCCAAGTGTTTCAGGCTGCGCTGTGAGTTTGGGCCACTGCATCGCCAAGAGAGCCGGAGTCTGCAGCTGCATTTCCGAGTCTGGGCCAAGACCTTCTTGCAG
- the Itga5 gene encoding integrin alpha-5 codes for MPPRQPTRRPGGGPSRELGKLLPALSHSPLGGLGSGSGSVAPGQGRTGAMGSWTPRSPRSPLHAVLLRWGPRRLPPLLPLLLLLWPPPLQVGGFNLDAEAPAVLSGPPGSLFGFSVEFYRPGRDGVSVLVGAPKANTSQPGVLQGGAVYVCPWGTSPIQCSTIQFDSKGSRILESSLYSEEPVEYKSLQWFGATVRAHGSSILACAPLYSWRTEKDPQNDPVGTCYLSTENFTRILEYAPCRSDFGSAAGQGYCQGGFSAEFTKTGRVVLGGPGSYFWQGQILSATQEQISESYYPQYLINPVQGQLQTRQASSVYDDSYLGYSVAVGEFSGDDTEDFVAGVPKGNLTYGYVTVLNGSDIHSLYNVSGEQMASYFGYAVAATDTNGDGLDDLLVGAPLLMERTADGRPQEVGRVYIYLQHPEGIEPTPSLTLTGQDEFGRFGSSLTPLGDLDQDGYNDVAIGAPFGGEAQQGVVFIFPGGPGGLNTKPSQVLQPLWAAGHTPDFFGSALRGGRDLDGNGYPDLIVGSFGVDKALVYRGRPIISASASLTIFPSMFNPEERSCSLEGNPVSCINLSFCLNASGKHVPNSIGFEVELQLDWQKQKGGVRRALFLASKQATLTQTLLIQNGAREDCREMKIYLRNESEFRDKLSPIHIALNFSLDPKAPMDSHGLRPVLHYQSKSRIEDKAQILLDCGEDNICVPDLQLAVYGEKKHVYLGDKNALNLTFLAQNLGEGGAYEAELRVTAPLEAEYSGLVRHPGNFSSLSCDYFAVNQSRQLVCDLGNPMKAGTSIWGGLRFTVPHLQDTKKTIQFDFQILSKNLNNSQSNMVSFPLSVEAQAQVSLNGVSKPEAVIFPVSDWNPQDQPQKEGDLGPAVHHVYELINQGPSSISQGVLEISCPQALEGQQLLYVTKVTGLNNCTSNYTPNSQGLELDPEVSPHHLQRREAPGRSSTTSGTQVLKCPEAKCFRLRCEFGPLHRQESRSLQLHFRVWAKTFLQQEYQPFSLQCEALYEALKMPYQILPRQLPQKKLQVATAVQWTKAEGSNGVPLWIIILAILFGLLLLGLLIYVLYKLGFFKRSLPYGTAMEKAQLKPPATSDA; via the exons ATGCCCCCCCGCCAGCCGACCCGGCGGccggggggagggcccagccggGAGTTGGGCAAACTCCTCCCCGCGTTGAGTCATTCGCCTCTGGGAGGTTTAGGAAGCGGCTCCGGGTCGGTGGCCCCAGGACAGGGAAGAACGGGCGCTATGGGGAGCTGGACGCCACGGTCGCCACGATCTCCTCTCCATGCGGTGCTGCTGCGCTGGGGGCCCCGACGCCTACCgccgctgctgccgctgctgctgctactgtggcCGCCACCACTCCAGGTTGGGGGCTTCAACCTAGACGCGGAGGCCCCGGCGGTGCTCTCCGGGCCCCCCGGCTCCCTCTTTGGCTTCTCCGTGGAGTTTTACCGGCCGGGAAGGGACGG AGTCAGTGTGCTGGTTGGGGCACCCAAGGCTAACACTAGCCAACCAGGAGTACTACAAGGTGGCGCTGTCTATGTGTGTCCCTGGGGCACCAGTCCTATCCAGTGCAGCACCATTCAATTTGACAGCAAAG GCTCCCGCATCCTGGAGTCTTCATTGTATAGTGAGGAACCTGTGGAGTACAAGTCCTTGCAGTGGTTCGGGGCAACGGTTCGGGCCCACGGCTCCTCCATCTTG GCATGCGCTCCACTGTATAGCTGGCGCACAGAAAAGGACCCACAGAATGACCCAGTGGGCACCTGCTACCTCTCCACAGAAAACTTCACCCGGATTCTGGAGTATGCACCTTGCCGCTCAG ATTTTGGCAGTGCAGCAGGGCAGGGTTACTGCCAAGGGGGCTTCAGTGCCGAGTTCACCAAG ACTGGCCGCGTGGTCCTAGGAGGACCTGGGAGCTACTTCTGGCAAG GCCAGATCCTGTCGGCCACTCAAGAGCAGATCTCGGAGTCCTATTACCCACAGTACCTCATCAACCCTGTTCAGGGGCAGCTGCAGACCCGCCAGGCCAGCTCCGTCTATGATGACAGCTACTTGG GATACTCTGTGGCTGTAGGTGAATTCAGTGGTGATGACACAGAAG ACTTTGTTGCTGGCGTGCCCAAAGGAAACCTCACCTATGGCTAT GTCACTGTCCTTAATGGCTCAGACATCCACTCCCTCTACAACGTCTCAGGAGAACAG ATGGCCTCCTATTTTGGCTATGCCGTAGCTGCCACTGATACCAATGGAGATGG GCTAGATGACCTGCTGGTAGGGGCACCCCTACTCATGGAGCGGACAGCTGACGGGAGACCTCAGGAGGTGGGCAGGGTCTACATCTATCTGCAGCACCCAGAGGGTATAGAGCCTACGCCCTCCCTCACCCTCACTGGCCAAGATGAGTTCGGCCGATTCGGCAGCTCCTTGACACCCCTGGGGGACCTGGACCAAGACGGCTACAATG ATGTCGCCATTGGGGCTCCGTTTGGTGGGGAGGCCCAGCAAGGAGTTGTATTTATATTCCCGGGAGGCCCAGGAGGACTGAACACTAAGCCTTCCCAGGTTTTGCAGCCTCTGTGGGCAGCTGGCCATACCCCAGACTTCTTTGGCTCTGCCCTCCGAGGAGGACGAGATCTGGACGGCAATGGATACCCTG ATCTAATCGTTGGATCCTTTGGTGTGGACAAGGCTCTGGTATACAG GGGTCGGCCCATCATATCTGCCAGTGCGTCTCTCACCATCTTCCCCTCCATGTTCAACCCAGAGGAGCGCAGCTGCAGCCTGGAAGGAAACCCTGTATCCTG CATCAACCTTAGCTTCTGCCTCAACGCCTCTGGAAAACATGTACCCAACTCTATAG GCTTCGAGGTGGAACTCCAACTGGACTGGCAGAAGCAGAAGGGAGGGGTCCGGAGGGCACTGTTCCTGGCTTCCAAGCAGGCCACCCTTACCCAGACCCTGCTTATCCAGAATGGGGCTCGGGAGGACTGCAGGGAGATGAAGATCTACCTCAGG AATGAATCAGAATTCAGAGACAAACTCTCCCCAATTCACATTGCCCTCAACTTCTCCTTGGACCCCAAAGCCCCCATGGACAGCCATGGCCTCCGGCCAGTCCTACACTACCAGAGCAAGAGCCGGATAGAGGACAAG GCCCAGATCTTGCTAGACTGTGGTGAAGACAACATCTGTGTGCCTGACCTGCAGCTGGCTGTGTATGG GGAGAAGAAACATGTGTACCTGGGTGACAAGAACGCCCTGAACCTGACATTCCTCGCCCAGAATCTGGGCGAGGGTGGGGCCTATGAAGCCGAGCTGCGGGTCACAGCCCCCCTGGAGGCTGAGTACTCGGGGCTTGTCAGACACCCAGGG AACTTCTCCAGCCTGAGCTGTGACTACTTCGCGGTGAACCAGAGCCGCCAGCTGGTGTGTGACCTGGGCAACCCCATGAAGGCAGGCACCAGT ATCTGGGGTGGCCTTCGGTTCACTGTTCCTCATCTTCAAGACACAAAGAAAACCATCCAATTTGACTTCCAGATCCTCAG CAAGAACCTGAACAACTCACAAAGCAACATGGTCTCCTTCCCACTCTCGGTGGAGGCTCAAGCCCAAGTCTCCCTTAACGG TGTCTCCAAGCCTGAAGCCGTGATTTTCCCAGTCAGCGACTGGAATCCTCAAGACCAGCCTCAGAAGGAGGGAGATTTGGGCCCTGCTGTCCACCATGTCTATGAG CTCATTAACCAGGGGCCCAGCTCCATCAGCCAGGGTGTGCTGGAGATCAGCTGTCCCCAGGCTCTGGAAGGCCAACAGCTCCTCTATGTGACCAAGGTGACGGGACTCAACAACTGCACCTCCAACTACACCCCCAACTCACAGGGCCTGGAG TTGGATCCAGAGGTTTCTCCACATCACCTGCAGAGGCGAGAGGCTCCAGGGAGGAGTTCTACCACCTCAGGAACACAAGTCCTG AAATGCCCTGAAGCCAAGTGTTTCAGGCTGCGCTGTGAGTTTGGGCCACTGCATCGCCAAGAGAGCCGGAGTCTGCAGCTGCATTTCCGAGTCTGGGCCAAGACCTTCTTGCAG